A single region of the Brachypodium distachyon strain Bd21 chromosome 3, Brachypodium_distachyon_v3.0, whole genome shotgun sequence genome encodes:
- the LOC100832658 gene encoding FBD-associated F-box protein At5g38590, whose amino-acid sequence MASPGSSSSSSRSGRRVEDAPAVGLDPLVYLPPDMLDNVLARLPFEQLVRTSGLSRGWRRRWESVAGLDIWFSPGVSPKPSIGALKRCAAPVLSFTARVLPPHFHCADGWLRALRGKRVAKLAVELFDPRARFLGDVDGASLPAIFLHRELVHLDLAGCCSIPQVPRGFGGFPNLVTLSLNHVRLPFFGGGAHLQYLISSAPNLAELSLIDVDQEERRSQVVRCDIRAPKLRVLKLVMLNDNDNGCEVAEDLPMLEEAVISADCLLETDEFVTTFQRIATVNKLTFRTDSRKCNQDPLRVISWKFQNLKVATLSANFGKLSSIMSIFSLLRCAPYIEKLEIEVEKTYIQADEDDENFDPETYDDEVYDFLSHLDMVVDEIDEQLLNEKASDDLFVSLKHVSLHGIKGYMRNDICFMKFLLSKTGSLESFDVTLRSEFRKETACVELATCSRASPQAKISVRLLNKPTPEPDES is encoded by the exons ATGGCAAGcccgggctcctcctcctcctcctccaggagTGGCCGGCGGGTGGAGGACGCCCCGGCCGTCGGGCTGGACCCGCTCGTGTATCTCCCGCCGGACATGCTCGACAACGTGCTCGCCCGGCTCCCCTTCGAGCAGTTGGTCCGCACCTCCGGCCTCTCCCGCggctggcgccgccgctgggaGTCCGTCGCCGGCCTCGACATCTGGTTCAGCCCTGGCGTCTCCCCCAAGCCCAGCATCGGCGCCCTGAAGCGCTGCGCCGCGCCCGTCCTCAGCTTCACCGCCCGCGTCCTCCCTCCCCACTTCCACTGCGCCGACGGCTGGCTCCGCGCCCTGCGGGGCAAGCGCGTCGCGAAGCTCGCCGTCGAGCTTTTCGACCCCAGGGCGCGCTTCCTGGGCGACGTCGACGGCGCCTCCCTCCCCGCCATCTTCCTCCACCGCGAGCTCGTACACCTCGACCTCGCGGGCTGCTGCTCCATCCCGCAAGTCccgcggggcttcgggggcTTCCCCAACCTCGTCACGCTCTCCCTCAACCATGTCCGCCTCCCTTTCTTCGGCGGCGGGGCGCACCTCCAGTACCTCATCTCCTCCGCGCCCAACCTCGCGGAGCTCTCGTTGATCGACGTGGATCAGGAGGAGAGACGGTCTCAGGTCGTTCGGTGCGACATCCGGGCGCCCAAGCTCCGCGTCCTCAAGCTCGTCATGCTGAACGACAACGACAACGGCTGCGAGGTTGCGGAAGACCTCCCGatgctggaggaggcggtcaTCTCCGCCGATTGCCTGCTCGAGACTGACGAATTCGTCACTACTTTCCAAAGGATTGCTACTGTCAACAAGCTTACCTTCCGCACCGACTCAAGAAAG TGTAATCAAGATCCACTGCGAGTGATTTCATGGAAGTTTCAGAACTTGAAGGTAGCAACCTTGAGTGCAAATTTTGGCAAACTCTCAAGCATTATGTCGATATTTTCTCTACTGAGATGTGCTCCTTACATTGAAAAGCTTGAAATTGAG GTAGAAAAAACATACATCCAGGCTGACGAAGATGATGAAAATTTTGATCCTGAGACATATGATGATGAGGTGTATGATTTTCTTTCCCACCTAGATATGGTTGTGGATGAAATTGATGAACAACTTCTGAATGAGAAGGCCAGTGATGACTTGTTTGTTAGTCTCAAACATGTGTCCCTGCATGGTATCAAGGGCTACATGCGAAACGATATCTGCTTCATGAAGTTTCTGCTATCCAAAACAGGCTCTCTTGAATCTTTTGATGTCACTTTACGCTCTGAATTCAGGAAGGAAACTGCATGTGTGGAGTTAGCGACGTGCAGCAGGGCATCACCTCAAGCTAAGATCAGTGTTAGGCTTCTAAACAAGCCAACCCCAGAACCAGATGAGTCTTGA